Proteins co-encoded in one Quercus robur chromosome 8, dhQueRobu3.1, whole genome shotgun sequence genomic window:
- the LOC126696336 gene encoding uncharacterized protein LOC126696336 has protein sequence MQEFDKNPNWKVASVQHHVKQALEVDISYSQVYRAKRKATDLVTGDEQLQYGKLRDYAEMIRLTDKGSRVILQTEMEDENAQPKFKRMYIRYNAQKLGFLGGCRPIIGLDGCHLKGRFGGQILSAIARDANDNIFPVAFAVVEQENKDSWVWFLQQFSDDIGDPQQLNLVFISDRQKGLRPAIEMPFPTCEHRYCVKHIYNNFKVDHKGLELKDALWRCAGATTVREFERRMQEMKDLDVKAWEYLADINPAQWSKSHFSSRALCDCLANNLSESFNAMILEARDKPILAMLEWIRVRLMTKQYKKMRGIAKYTGKVCPNIQDKLEKLKHDSIPFSATPAGSFMYEVDNGHERHVVDLAKKACSYRIWDLTGLPCKHGISAIVKNLERVEDYVHPCYLKETFAETYKEIIQPMPGQSEWVKTNQPAPVAPHVYKPPGRPPKQRKRDLEEPRNPYRVSRMNKAIKCGKCKKEGHNARGCKAGITGETPWQRRDRLAKSTATATPQTASQPPSARSQSAYRAFDQTASQPAPNNRSEAATQPATRSKANWFSSPSQPSFHIPRETWDSLPSQPSASARGFKGRKFQPVGGKGKNAAGKGKNAAGKGT, from the exons ATGCAGGAGTTTGACAAAAACCCCAATTGGAAAGTGGCTAGTGTTCAACATCATGTGAAGCAAGCACTTGAAGTTGACATAAGTTACAGTCAAGTGTATAGGGCAAAAAGGAAAGCTACTGACTTGGTTACTGGGGATGAACAGCTGCAATATGGGAAACTTAGGGATTATGCAGAAATGATAAGATTGACTGATAAAGGAAGTAGGGTTATTTTGCAAACTGAAATGGAAGATGAAAATGCACAGCCGAAATTTAAGAGAATGTATATTAGGTATAATGCACAAAAACTTGGGTTTTTGGGAGGTTGTAGACCAATTATTGGTTTAGATGGGTGCCACTTGAAAGGCAGATTTGGGGGGCAAATACTTTCTGCCATAGCTAGAGATGCAAATGACAACATTTTCCCAGTTGCATTTGCTGTTGTtgagcaagaaaacaaagattcaTGGGTATGGTTTCTGCAGCAATTTTCAGATGACATTGGGGATCCACAGCAACTTAATCTGGTCTTCATCAGTGACAGACAAAAG GGCCTTAGACCTGCAATTGAGATGCCGTTCCCAACTTGTGAGCATAGATATTGTGTGAAGCATATCTATAATAATTTCAAAGTGGATCATAAGGGCTTGGAGTTGAAGGATGCACTGTGGAGATGTGCTGGAGCCACAACAGTGAGGGAGTTTGAAAGAAGAATGCAGGAAATGAAGGATTTGGATGTCAAGGCATGGGAGTATCTTGCTGACATCAACCCTGCACAATGGTCTAAGTCTCACTTTAGTAGTAGagctttgtgtgattgtttagCTAATAACTTGAGTGAGTCTTTTAATGCCATGATTTTAGAAGCTAGGGATAAGCCAATTTTAGCAATGTTGGAGTGGATTAGAGTTAGGCTCATgaccaaacaatacaaaaagatGAGAGGTATAGCAAAATACACTGGAAAAGTTTGTCCTAATATTCAAGACAAATTAGAGAAGTTAAAACATGATTCTATACCTTTCAGTGCTACTCCAGCAGGCAGCTTCATGTATGAGGTTGATAATGGTCATGAGAGACATGTGGTTGACTTGGCTAAGAAAGCATGCAGCTATAGGATTTGGGATTTGACAGGACTTCCCTGCAAACATGGGATCTCTGCTATTGTTAAGAACCTGGAGAGAGTGGAGGACTATGTGCATCCTTGTTACTTAAAAGAGACATTTGCTGAAACATACAAAGAGATAATACAGCCAATGCCTGGCCAGTCTGAGTGGGTTAAGACTAACCAACCTGCTCCTGTTGCTCCTCATGTGTATAAACCACCTGGCCGACCaccaaagcaaagaaaaagagatcttGAAGAGCCAAGGAACCCTTATAGAGTTTCTAGGATGAACAAGGCAATCAAGTGTGGGAAGTGCAAGAAAGAAGGACATAATGCAAGAGGGTGCAAGGCAGGCATCACTGGTGAAACTCCATGGCAGAGAAGAGATAGACTTGCTAAATCAACAGCT ACTGCAACACCTCAAACTGCATCCCAGCCACCAAGTGCTAGATCTCAGAGTGCATACAGAGCTTTTGATCAAACTGCATCTCAACCTGCACCAAACAATAGATCTGAGGCTGCAACTCAACCTGCAACTAGATCTAAGGCTAACTGGTTCTCTTCACCCTCACAACCAAGCTTCCATATCCCTAGAGAGACATGGGATTCTTTACCATCTCAG CCAAGTGCATCTGCTAGGGGGTTTAAAGGCAGAAAGTTTCAACCAGTTGGTGGAAAGGGCAAGAATGCAGCTGGCAAGGGCAAGAATGCAGCTGGCAAGGGCACCTAA